One Leisingera sp. M658 genomic window carries:
- a CDS encoding putative rhamnosyl transferase: MQVIGLCRFSYPAIGGFQVEHETIEERIAYLYVEARMEERFRLLETVALPCLREQTDQDFDLIMVIGDSLPQVHRDRLQDLIADIPQIRLHAEPPRRHREVMKDLLNGARRKPGQPCLQFRFDDDDAVATEFVERLRDTAKDCAKLFAKSASAAIDFNRGYVAEFGPDGISAAPTVRPYFTAALGMHVAAGSRKTIMNFAHHRIHHHMPSVTITDVPMWVRSHNRFNDSRQDGAAAVDVAPLTGKQEAEFATVFGLRAAKVRAAFKPR; this comes from the coding sequence ATGCAAGTCATCGGATTGTGCCGGTTTTCCTATCCGGCCATCGGCGGGTTCCAAGTGGAGCATGAAACGATTGAGGAGCGGATTGCCTATCTCTATGTCGAAGCCCGGATGGAAGAGCGGTTCCGGCTGCTGGAAACCGTCGCCCTGCCCTGCCTGCGGGAGCAGACTGACCAGGATTTCGACCTGATCATGGTGATCGGCGACAGCCTGCCCCAGGTTCACCGCGACCGGCTGCAGGATCTGATCGCGGACATACCGCAAATCCGGCTTCACGCAGAGCCGCCGCGCAGGCATCGCGAGGTGATGAAAGATCTTCTGAACGGTGCAAGGCGGAAACCCGGCCAGCCCTGCCTGCAATTCAGGTTCGACGATGATGACGCGGTGGCAACGGAATTTGTCGAGCGCCTGCGGGACACCGCAAAAGACTGCGCCAAGCTGTTTGCCAAATCCGCCTCGGCTGCGATTGATTTCAACCGGGGCTATGTCGCGGAGTTCGGCCCGGACGGCATTTCAGCAGCACCAACCGTCCGGCCCTATTTCACCGCAGCCCTTGGCATGCATGTGGCAGCGGGCAGCCGCAAAACGATCATGAACTTTGCCCATCACCGTATTCACCACCACATGCCATCTGTCACCATTACCGACGTCCCCATGTGGGTCCGCAGCCACAACCGGTTCAATGACTCCCGGCAAGACGGCGCCGCAGCTGTCGATGTCGCACCGCTGACGGGCAAGCAGGAAGCTGAATTTGCAACGGTCTTTGGCCTGCGGGCAGCCAAGGTGCGGGCGGCGTTCAAGCCGCGCTAA
- the rpoC gene encoding DNA-directed RNA polymerase subunit beta', whose protein sequence is MNQEITNNPFNPLTPPKVFDEIKVSLASPERILSWSYGEIKKPETINYRTFKPERDGLFCARIFGPIKDYECLCGKYKRMKYRGVVCEKCGVEVTLQKVRRERMGHIELAAPVAHIWFLKSLPSRIGLMLDMTLRDLERVLYFENYVVIEPGLTDLSYGQMMTEEEFMDAQDAFGVDAFTANIGAEAIRDMLAQIDLESEAEQLRAELAEATGELKPKKIIKRLKVVESFLESGNRPEWMIMTVIPVIPPELRPLVPLDGGRFATSDLNDLYRRVINRNNRLKRLIELRAPDIIVRNEKRMLQESVDALFDNGRRGRVITGANKRPLKSLSDMLKGKQGRFRQNLLGKRVDFSGRSVIVTGPELKLHQCGLPKKMALELFKPFIYSRLEAKGLSSTVKQAKKLVEKERPEVWDILDEVIREHPVMLNRAPTLHRLGIQAFEPTLIEGKAIQLHPLVCSAFNADFDGDQMAVHVPLSLEAQLEARVLMMSTNNVLSPANGAPIIVPSQDMILGLYYVTLEREGMPGEGMVFGSIEEVQHALDAGVVHMHTKITARITQFDEEGNEVKSRFETTPGRVRLGALLPKNVKAPFELVNRLLRKKEVQQVIDTVYRYCGQKESVIFCDQIMTMGFREAFKAGISFGKDDMVIPDTKWTLVEETRDQVKDFEQQYMDGLITQGEKYNKVVDAWSKCNDKVTDAMMGTISADKRDEAGAVMEPNSVYMMAHSGARGSVTQMKQLGGMRGLMAKPNGDIIETPIISNFKEGLTVLEYFNSTHGARKGLSDTALKTANSGYLTRRLVDVAQDCIVRENDCGTERAITAEAAVNDGEVVATLGERLLGRVAADDILRPGTEEVIIAAGQLIDERMADAVEEAGVQSTRIRSPLTCESEEGVCAMCYGRDLARGTKVNEGEAVGIIAAQSIGEPGTQLTMRTFHIGGVAQGGQQSFQEASQEGKIVFEMPQTLENANGETMVVGRNMKLIIQDEHGEERASHKLGYGSKLFVKEGQDIARGDKLFEWDPYTLPIIAEKPGTAKYVDLVSGLAVRDETDEATGMTQKIVIDWRTAPKGSDLKPEIILVDSNGEPMRNDLGNPLTYPMSVDAILSVEDGDQVVAGDVVARIPREGAKTKDITGGLPRVAELFEARRPKDHAIIAEIDGYVRFGRDYKNKRRIAIEPSDETRDAVEYMVPKGKHIPVQEGDFVQKGDYIMDGNPAPHDILSIMGVEALANYMIDEVQDVYRLQGVKINDKHIEVIVRQMLQKWEISDSGDTTLLKGEHVDKQEFDAANEKSLARGKRPAQGAPILLGITKASLQTRSFISAASFQETTRVLTEASVQGKKDKLVGLKENVIVGRLIPAGTGGATQAVRAIAQGRDNVVLEARREEAEAAAALAAPVMDEDAMGGDDLDILVETPESRD, encoded by the coding sequence ATGAACCAGGAAATCACCAACAACCCGTTCAACCCGCTGACGCCGCCCAAGGTCTTTGATGAAATCAAAGTCTCGCTGGCGTCGCCGGAACGGATCCTGTCTTGGTCTTACGGCGAAATCAAAAAGCCTGAGACCATCAACTACCGGACCTTCAAGCCCGAGCGCGACGGCCTGTTCTGCGCCCGCATCTTTGGCCCGATCAAAGACTACGAATGCCTGTGCGGCAAGTACAAGCGGATGAAATACCGCGGCGTCGTTTGCGAAAAATGCGGCGTCGAGGTCACCCTGCAGAAAGTCCGCCGCGAGCGGATGGGCCACATCGAGCTGGCTGCACCGGTTGCGCACATCTGGTTCCTCAAGTCGCTGCCGTCGCGCATCGGCCTGATGCTGGACATGACCCTGCGCGATCTGGAGCGGGTTCTGTACTTTGAAAACTATGTTGTCATCGAGCCGGGCCTGACCGATCTGTCCTATGGCCAGATGATGACCGAAGAAGAGTTCATGGACGCTCAGGATGCCTTCGGCGTGGACGCTTTCACCGCCAATATCGGCGCCGAAGCGATCCGTGACATGCTGGCCCAGATCGACCTGGAATCCGAAGCCGAGCAGCTGCGCGCCGAACTGGCCGAAGCCACCGGCGAACTGAAGCCCAAGAAGATCATCAAGCGTCTGAAAGTCGTGGAATCCTTCCTGGAATCGGGCAACCGTCCGGAATGGATGATCATGACCGTGATCCCGGTCATTCCGCCGGAACTGCGTCCGCTGGTGCCGCTGGACGGCGGCCGCTTTGCGACTTCTGACCTCAACGACCTGTACCGCCGCGTGATCAACCGGAACAACCGCCTGAAGCGGCTGATCGAACTGCGCGCGCCGGACATCATCGTCCGCAACGAAAAGCGGATGCTGCAGGAATCCGTTGATGCGCTGTTCGACAACGGCCGCCGCGGCCGCGTCATCACCGGTGCCAACAAGCGTCCGCTGAAATCGCTGTCCGACATGCTGAAAGGCAAGCAGGGCCGGTTCCGTCAGAACCTTTTGGGTAAGCGCGTCGACTTCTCCGGCCGTTCGGTCATTGTGACCGGTCCGGAACTGAAGCTGCACCAGTGCGGCTTGCCCAAGAAGATGGCGCTCGAACTGTTCAAGCCCTTCATCTATTCGCGTCTGGAGGCCAAGGGCCTGTCCAGCACCGTGAAACAGGCGAAGAAGCTGGTCGAAAAAGAGCGTCCCGAAGTCTGGGATATCCTCGACGAGGTGATCCGCGAACACCCGGTGATGCTGAACCGCGCACCGACGCTGCACCGTCTTGGCATCCAGGCGTTTGAACCCACGCTGATCGAAGGTAAGGCCATCCAGCTGCACCCGCTGGTCTGCTCGGCGTTCAACGCGGACTTTGACGGCGACCAGATGGCTGTGCACGTGCCCTTGAGCCTTGAGGCCCAGCTGGAAGCGCGCGTTCTGATGATGTCCACGAACAACGTTCTGTCGCCGGCCAACGGCGCCCCGATCATTGTTCCCTCGCAGGATATGATCTTGGGTCTTTACTATGTGACCTTGGAACGCGAAGGCATGCCGGGCGAAGGCATGGTGTTCGGCTCGATCGAAGAAGTTCAGCATGCGCTGGACGCTGGTGTTGTGCACATGCACACCAAGATCACCGCCCGGATCACCCAGTTCGACGAAGAAGGCAACGAGGTTAAGTCGCGGTTTGAAACCACGCCTGGCCGTGTCCGTCTGGGCGCGCTGCTGCCGAAAAACGTCAAAGCCCCGTTTGAGCTGGTCAACCGCCTGCTGCGGAAGAAAGAAGTGCAGCAGGTCATCGACACCGTCTACCGCTACTGCGGTCAGAAGGAATCGGTTATCTTCTGTGACCAGATCATGACCATGGGCTTCCGCGAAGCGTTCAAGGCGGGCATTTCGTTCGGCAAGGACGACATGGTGATCCCCGACACCAAATGGACGCTGGTTGAAGAAACCCGTGATCAGGTGAAGGACTTTGAACAGCAGTACATGGACGGCCTGATCACCCAGGGCGAAAAGTACAACAAAGTTGTCGATGCATGGTCCAAGTGCAACGACAAGGTCACCGACGCGATGATGGGCACCATCTCGGCTGACAAGCGCGACGAGGCTGGTGCCGTTATGGAACCGAACTCGGTTTACATGATGGCCCACTCCGGTGCGCGTGGCTCGGTTACCCAGATGAAGCAGCTGGGCGGCATGCGCGGCCTGATGGCCAAGCCGAACGGCGACATCATCGAGACCCCGATCATCTCGAACTTTAAAGAAGGCCTGACCGTTCTCGAGTACTTCAACTCGACCCACGGCGCCCGTAAAGGTCTGTCCGATACCGCGCTTAAGACGGCGAACTCGGGTTACCTGACCCGCCGTCTGGTGGACGTCGCACAGGACTGCATCGTGCGTGAGAACGATTGCGGCACCGAGCGTGCGATCACTGCCGAAGCGGCTGTGAACGATGGTGAAGTTGTCGCGACCCTGGGCGAACGTCTTCTGGGCCGCGTGGCTGCAGACGACATCCTGCGTCCTGGCACCGAAGAAGTCATCATTGCTGCAGGCCAGCTGATCGACGAACGTATGGCAGATGCGGTGGAAGAGGCCGGCGTTCAGTCGACCCGTATCCGCTCGCCGCTGACCTGCGAGTCGGAAGAGGGCGTCTGCGCCATGTGCTATGGCCGTGACCTGGCGCGCGGCACCAAGGTGAACGAAGGCGAAGCGGTGGGTATCATCGCGGCGCAGTCGATCGGCGAACCCGGCACCCAGCTGACGATGCGGACCTTCCACATCGGCGGCGTTGCCCAGGGTGGCCAGCAGTCGTTCCAGGAAGCGTCCCAGGAAGGCAAGATCGTCTTCGAGATGCCGCAGACCCTGGAAAACGCCAACGGCGAGACCATGGTTGTGGGCCGCAACATGAAGCTGATCATCCAGGACGAACACGGCGAAGAACGTGCCAGCCACAAGCTGGGTTACGGTTCCAAGCTGTTCGTCAAGGAAGGTCAGGACATTGCGCGCGGCGACAAGCTGTTCGAATGGGACCCCTATACCCTGCCGATCATCGCCGAGAAGCCGGGTACTGCCAAATACGTGGACCTGGTCTCGGGCCTGGCTGTCCGTGACGAGACCGACGAAGCCACCGGCATGACCCAGAAGATCGTGATCGACTGGCGCACGGCTCCGAAAGGCTCGGATCTGAAGCCGGAGATCATCCTGGTCGACAGCAACGGCGAGCCGATGCGCAACGACCTTGGCAATCCGCTGACCTATCCGATGTCGGTGGATGCGATCCTCTCGGTCGAAGATGGCGATCAGGTTGTGGCTGGCGACGTTGTTGCGCGTATCCCGCGTGAAGGCGCCAAGACCAAGGACATCACCGGTGGTCTGCCGCGCGTTGCCGAACTGTTCGAAGCCCGTCGTCCGAAAGACCACGCGATCATCGCCGAAATCGATGGTTACGTGCGCTTTGGCCGCGACTACAAGAACAAGCGCCGCATCGCGATCGAACCGTCGGACGAGACGCGGGATGCCGTCGAATACATGGTGCCCAAGGGCAAGCACATTCCGGTTCAGGAAGGTGACTTTGTCCAGAAGGGCGACTACATCATGGACGGCAACCCGGCGCCGCATGACATCCTGTCCATCATGGGTGTCGAGGCTCTGGCCAACTACATGATCGACGAAGTCCAGGACGTCTACCGCCTGCAGGGTGTGAAGATCAACGACAAGCACATCGAGGTGATCGTCCGCCAGATGCTGCAGAAGTGGGAGATTTCAGACTCCGGCGACACCACGCTGCTCAAGGGCGAACACGTGGACAAGCAGGAGTTTGACGCAGCCAACGAGAAATCGCTGGCCCGCGGCAAGCGCCCGGCACAGGGCGCACCGATCCTGCTTGGCATCACCAAAGCGTCGCTGCAGACCCGTTCCTTCATCTCGGCGGCCTCCTTCCAGGAGACCACCCGGGTTCTCACCGAGGCTTCGGTGCAGGGCAAGAAGGACAAGCTGGTCGGCCTTAAGGAAAACGTCATCGTGGGCCGCCTGATCCCGGCCGGCACCGGTGGTGCAACCCAGGCAGTGCGCGCCATTGCCCAGGGCCGCGACAACGTGGTTCTGGAAGCCCGCCGCGAAGAAGCCGAAGCCGCTGCAGCCCTGGCCGCACCGGTGATGGACGAAGACGCGATGGGCGGCGACGATCTGGATATCCTGGTCGAAACCCCGGAAAGCCGCGACTAA
- a CDS encoding putative rhamnosyl transferase, translated as MDIRLRMIGLVRFSVLSTNYYSERFNSLEEKAAHLFSPERMELRFRLFEHLCLRSLTQQSDPSFRLIVLTSEDLPDPYLERLLELTEPYSNIFCHGAAPDTHYQQLKDAFGLVNLRRATHHVLFRLDDDDALDRNFVKRTKGFARGMIPLQGEGQTPFIIAHNRGLYLEKSAKGAELYDTCERSPLSTGLSLVAPADHRANPYAFNHRKIAQHYNTFSDISVPAFLRTIHGDNKSDPAQLGLTRKWPARQVEDALNEHFGFTPARLKALLP; from the coding sequence ATGGACATCAGGCTGCGGATGATTGGACTGGTGCGGTTTTCCGTGCTCAGCACGAATTACTATTCAGAGCGGTTCAACAGTTTGGAGGAAAAGGCAGCACATCTGTTCTCACCGGAACGGATGGAATTGCGCTTCAGGCTGTTTGAACATTTGTGCCTGCGGTCGCTGACACAGCAAAGCGACCCGAGTTTCCGGCTGATCGTTCTAACCTCGGAAGACCTGCCTGATCCCTATCTGGAACGGCTGCTGGAACTGACAGAACCTTACAGCAACATCTTCTGCCACGGTGCGGCGCCGGACACGCACTACCAGCAGCTGAAGGACGCTTTTGGCCTGGTGAATTTACGGCGTGCCACCCATCATGTTCTGTTCCGGCTGGATGATGATGATGCTTTGGACCGGAATTTCGTCAAACGCACCAAGGGCTTTGCCCGCGGCATGATCCCGTTGCAGGGCGAAGGCCAGACTCCGTTTATCATTGCCCATAACCGCGGCCTGTATCTGGAAAAATCAGCCAAAGGCGCCGAACTGTATGACACCTGCGAGCGGTCGCCGTTGTCCACCGGCCTGTCGCTGGTTGCTCCGGCGGATCACCGCGCCAACCCCTATGCGTTCAACCACCGCAAAATCGCGCAGCACTACAATACGTTTTCCGACATCTCGGTGCCCGCCTTCCTGCGGACCATTCATGGCGACAATAAATCGGATCCTGCGCAACTGGGTCTGACCCGGAAATGGCCCGCCCGCCAGGTCGAAGACGCGCTGAACGAGCATTTCGGCTTTACACCGGCGCGACTCAAGGCCTTGCTGCCGTAG
- the rpsL gene encoding 30S ribosomal protein S12 — MPTIQQLIRKPRQPKRKVSKSQHLEQCPQKRGVCTRVYTTTPKKPNSAMRKVAKVRLTNGFEVISYIPGESHNLQEHSVVLIRGGRVKDLPGVRYHILRGVLDTQGVKDRKQRRSKYGAKRPK, encoded by the coding sequence ATGCCAACGATCCAGCAGCTGATCCGCAAGCCGCGTCAGCCGAAACGCAAAGTTTCGAAGTCCCAGCACCTCGAGCAGTGCCCGCAGAAGCGCGGCGTCTGCACCCGCGTGTACACCACCACACCGAAGAAACCGAACTCCGCTATGCGGAAAGTTGCGAAGGTCCGCCTGACCAACGGTTTCGAAGTGATCTCCTACATCCCCGGTGAAAGCCACAACCTTCAGGAGCACTCTGTGGTTCTGATCCGTGGCGGCCGGGTAAAAGACCTTCCGGGTGTCCGTTACCACATCCTGCGCGGTGTTCTGGATACCCAGGGCGTTAAAGACCGTAAACAACGCCGTTCGAAGTACGGCGCCAAGCGTCCTAAGTAA
- the rpsG gene encoding 30S ribosomal protein S7 — protein MSRRHAAEKREVLPDAKFGDRVLTKFMNNLMIDGKKSVAERIVYNAFDRVEGKIKRAPVEVFHEALDNIKPSVEVRSRRVGGATYQVPVEVRPERREALAIRWLITAARKRNENTMEERLAGELMDAVQSRGTAVKKREDTHKMAEANKAFSHYRW, from the coding sequence ATGTCACGTCGTCACGCCGCCGAAAAACGCGAAGTCCTGCCCGACGCCAAGTTCGGCGACCGCGTTCTGACCAAATTCATGAACAACCTGATGATCGACGGCAAGAAGTCGGTCGCAGAGCGTATCGTCTACAACGCCTTTGACCGCGTTGAAGGCAAAATCAAGCGCGCTCCGGTTGAAGTGTTCCACGAAGCTCTCGACAACATCAAACCCTCGGTCGAAGTCCGTTCGCGCCGTGTGGGCGGTGCCACCTACCAGGTGCCGGTTGAAGTCCGCCCCGAGCGCCGTGAAGCACTGGCAATCCGCTGGCTGATCACTGCTGCGCGCAAGCGCAACGAAAACACCATGGAAGAGCGCCTTGCAGGCGAGCTGATGGACGCTGTCCAGTCCCGTGGCACCGCAGTGAAAAAGCGCGAAGACACCCACAAGATGGCCGAGGCGAACAAAGCCTTCAGCCATTACCGCTGGTAA
- the rpoB gene encoding DNA-directed RNA polymerase subunit beta yields MAQSFLGQKRLRKYYGKIREVLEMPNLIEVQKSSYDLFLRSGDEAEPLDGEGIKGVFQSVFPIKDFNETSVLEFGKYAFEKPKYDVEECMQRDMTYSAPLKVTLRLIVFDVDEDTGAKSVKDIKEQDVFMGDMPLMTPNGTFVVNGTERVIVSQMHRSPGVFFDHDKGKTHSSGKLLFACRIIPYRGSWLDFEFDAKDIVFARIDRRRKLPVTTLLYALGLDQDAIMSAYYNTVQFKLEKSRGWVTPFFPDRVRGTRPTYDLVDAATGEIICEAGKKVTPRAVKKMIEEGTITELLVPFEHIVGKYVSQDIINEENGAIYVEAGDELTLEYDKDGELIGGSLKGLLDAGITDIPVLDIDNVNVGPYMRNTMAQDKNRSRDTALMDIYRVMRPGEPPTVEAASALFDTLFFDSERYDLSAVGRVKMNMRLALDAEDTQRTLRKEDIVACIKALVDLRDGRGDIDDIDHLGNRRVRSVGELMENQYRVGLLRMERAIKERMSSVEIDTVMPQDLINAKPAAAAVREFFGSSQLSQFMDQTNPLSEVTHKRRLSALGPGGLTRERAGFEVRDVHPTHYGRMCPIETPEGPNIGLINSLATFARVNKYGFIETPYRVVNEAKVTDEVHYMSATEEMRHTVAQANATLDEDGKFINDLVSTRQSGDYTLAPRESVDLIDVSPKQLVSVAASLIPFLENDDANRALMGSNMQRQAVPLLRAEAPLVGTGIEEKVAIDSGAAIQAKRAGIIDQVDAQRIVIRATSDLELGDAGVDIYRMRKFQRSNQNTCINQRPLVKVGDTVTKGEVIADGPSTDMGELALGKNVVVAFMPWNGYNYEDSILISERIARDDVFTSVHIEEFEVAARDTKLGPEEITRDIPNVGEEALRNLDEAGIVYIGADVEPGDILVGKITPKGESPMTPEEKLLRAIFGEKASDVRDTSLRVKPGDYGTVVEVRVFNRHGVEKDERALQIEREEVERLARDRDDELAILDRNIYARLRGMILGKVAVKGPKGVRPGAEITEDLLDTLSRGQWWMLALEDEKDAQVVEALNEQYEAQKRALDARFEDKVEKVRRGDDLPPGVMKMVKVFIAVKRKLQPGDKMAGRHGNKGVISKVVPMEDMPFLADGTPVDFCLNPLGVPSRMNVGQILETHMGWAARGLGIKVDDALQEYRRSGDLTPVRDAMHHAYGDDVYDEGIASMTEAALVEAAGNVTRGVPIATPVFDGAKEDDVNNALVRAGFDQSGQSILFDGRTGEQFARPVTVGIKYLLKLHHLVDDKIHARSTGPYSLVTQQPLGGKAQFGGQRFGEMEVWALEAYGAAYTLQEMLTVKSDDVAGRTKVYESIVKGEDNYEAGVPESFNVLVKEVRGLGLNMELLDAEEE; encoded by the coding sequence ATGGCTCAATCGTTCCTTGGCCAGAAACGTCTACGCAAATACTACGGCAAAATCCGCGAAGTGCTGGAGATGCCGAACCTCATTGAGGTGCAGAAATCTTCCTACGACCTGTTCCTGCGCTCTGGCGATGAAGCCGAGCCGCTGGACGGCGAAGGCATCAAAGGTGTGTTCCAATCGGTTTTCCCGATCAAGGACTTCAACGAGACCTCGGTCCTGGAGTTCGGCAAATACGCGTTTGAAAAACCGAAATACGACGTCGAAGAGTGCATGCAGCGCGACATGACCTACAGCGCGCCGCTGAAGGTCACCCTGCGCCTGATCGTCTTTGATGTGGACGAAGATACCGGCGCCAAGTCGGTAAAAGACATCAAGGAACAGGATGTCTTCATGGGCGACATGCCCCTGATGACCCCGAACGGCACTTTTGTCGTCAACGGCACCGAGCGTGTGATCGTGTCCCAGATGCACCGTTCGCCGGGCGTGTTCTTTGACCACGACAAAGGCAAGACCCACTCCTCGGGCAAGCTGCTGTTTGCCTGCCGCATCATCCCGTACCGCGGCTCCTGGCTGGATTTCGAATTCGACGCCAAAGACATCGTCTTTGCCCGTATCGACCGCCGCCGCAAACTGCCGGTGACTACTCTGCTGTACGCCCTGGGCCTGGACCAGGACGCCATCATGAGCGCCTATTACAACACCGTCCAGTTCAAGCTTGAAAAGTCCCGCGGCTGGGTTACCCCGTTCTTCCCCGACCGTGTGCGCGGCACCCGCCCGACCTATGATCTGGTCGATGCGGCCACTGGCGAAATCATCTGCGAAGCCGGCAAGAAGGTCACCCCGCGCGCCGTCAAGAAGATGATCGAAGAAGGCACCATCACCGAGCTTCTGGTGCCCTTCGAGCATATTGTCGGCAAATATGTCTCCCAGGACATCATCAACGAAGAAAACGGCGCGATCTATGTCGAAGCCGGTGATGAGCTGACCCTGGAATACGACAAAGACGGCGAACTGATCGGCGGCTCGCTGAAAGGTCTGCTGGATGCCGGCATCACCGACATTCCGGTGCTGGACATCGACAACGTCAACGTCGGCCCCTACATGCGCAACACTATGGCGCAGGACAAGAACCGGTCCCGCGACACCGCGCTTATGGATATCTACCGTGTGATGCGCCCGGGCGAGCCGCCCACCGTCGAGGCTGCGTCGGCCCTGTTCGACACCCTGTTCTTCGATAGCGAGCGTTACGACCTGTCCGCAGTAGGCCGCGTGAAGATGAACATGCGCCTGGCACTGGACGCCGAGGACACCCAGCGCACCCTGCGCAAGGAAGACATCGTCGCCTGTATCAAAGCGCTGGTCGACCTGCGGGACGGCCGCGGCGATATCGACGACATCGACCACCTTGGCAACCGCCGTGTACGGTCCGTCGGCGAGCTGATGGAAAACCAGTACCGCGTCGGCCTGTTGCGGATGGAGCGCGCGATCAAGGAACGTATGTCCTCGGTCGAGATCGACACCGTGATGCCGCAGGATCTGATCAACGCCAAGCCCGCTGCGGCCGCGGTGCGTGAATTCTTCGGCTCCTCGCAGCTGTCGCAGTTCATGGACCAGACCAACCCGCTGTCGGAAGTCACCCACAAACGCCGTCTCTCGGCGCTTGGCCCCGGCGGTCTGACCCGCGAGCGCGCAGGCTTTGAAGTCCGCGACGTGCATCCGACCCACTATGGCCGGATGTGCCCGATTGAAACGCCGGAAGGCCCGAACATCGGTCTGATCAACTCGCTGGCGACCTTTGCCCGTGTGAACAAGTACGGCTTCATTGAGACACCCTACCGCGTCGTGAACGAAGCGAAGGTGACTGACGAAGTTCACTACATGTCCGCGACCGAAGAAATGCGCCACACTGTGGCGCAGGCGAACGCGACCCTGGACGAAGATGGCAAGTTCATCAACGATCTGGTCTCTACCCGCCAGTCCGGCGACTACACCCTGGCGCCGCGCGAAAGCGTGGACCTGATCGACGTCTCGCCGAAGCAGCTGGTATCGGTTGCGGCCTCGCTGATCCCGTTCCTGGAAAACGACGATGCTAACCGGGCTCTGATGGGCTCGAACATGCAACGTCAGGCGGTTCCGCTTCTGCGGGCCGAGGCGCCGCTGGTCGGCACCGGCATCGAGGAAAAAGTGGCGATCGACTCCGGAGCGGCCATTCAGGCCAAGCGTGCGGGCATCATCGACCAGGTCGATGCGCAGCGTATCGTGATCCGGGCCACCTCCGATCTGGAGCTGGGCGACGCGGGCGTTGACATCTACCGTATGCGCAAGTTCCAGCGTTCGAACCAGAACACCTGTATCAACCAGCGTCCGCTGGTGAAGGTGGGCGACACTGTGACCAAGGGCGAAGTCATCGCCGATGGTCCGTCGACCGATATGGGCGAACTGGCCTTGGGTAAAAACGTGGTCGTCGCGTTCATGCCGTGGAACGGCTACAACTACGAAGACTCGATCCTGATCTCCGAGCGCATCGCGCGTGACGACGTCTTCACCTCGGTTCACATCGAGGAATTCGAAGTCGCCGCCCGTGACACCAAGCTTGGCCCGGAAGAAATCACCCGCGACATCCCCAACGTCGGCGAGGAAGCCCTGCGCAACCTCGACGAAGCGGGCATCGTCTACATCGGTGCCGATGTGGAACCGGGCGATATTCTGGTCGGTAAGATCACGCCCAAGGGCGAAAGCCCGATGACTCCGGAAGAAAAGCTGCTGCGCGCCATCTTTGGCGAAAAAGCATCTGACGTGCGCGACACCTCGCTGCGCGTGAAGCCGGGCGATTACGGTACTGTGGTTGAGGTCCGCGTCTTCAACCGCCACGGCGTTGAAAAAGACGAGCGTGCGCTGCAGATCGAGCGTGAGGAAGTCGAACGTCTGGCCCGTGACCGGGACGACGAGCTGGCGATCCTGGACCGCAACATCTATGCCCGCCTGCGCGGCATGATCCTGGGCAAAGTTGCTGTCAAAGGTCCGAAAGGCGTGCGTCCGGGTGCCGAAATCACCGAAGATCTGCTGGACACGCTGTCGCGCGGCCAGTGGTGGATGCTGGCGCTGGAAGACGAGAAGGACGCCCAGGTTGTCGAGGCCCTGAACGAACAGTACGAGGCGCAAAAGCGCGCCCTGGATGCCCGTTTCGAGGACAAGGTCGAGAAGGTCCGCCGCGGCGACGACCTGCCGCCGGGTGTGATGAAGATGGTCAAGGTCTTCATCGCCGTGAAGCGCAAGCTGCAGCCGGGCGATAAGATGGCCGGCCGTCACGGTAACAAAGGTGTGATTTCGAAAGTGGTGCCGATGGAGGACATGCCGTTCCTCGCCGACGGTACTCCGGTCGACTTCTGTCTTAACCCGCTGGGCGTTCCGTCGCGTATGAACGTCGGTCAGATCCTTGAAACCCACATGGGCTGGGCCGCACGCGGTCTTGGCATCAAGGTGGACGACGCGCTGCAGGAATACCGCCGCTCGGGCGATCTGACCCCGGTCCGTGATGCGATGCACCACGCCTATGGCGACGACGTCTATGACGAAGGCATCGCCAGCATGACCGAGGCCGCCCTGGTGGAAGCCGCAGGCAATGTGACCCGCGGTGTGCCGATTGCGACTCCGGTCTTTGATGGCGCCAAGGAAGACGACGTCAACAACGCCCTGGTGCGTGCGGGCTTTGATCAGTCCGGCCAGTCGATCCTGTTCGACGGCCGCACCGGTGAGCAGTTCGCGCGTCCCGTGACCGTTGGCATCAAGTACCTGCTCAAACTGCACCACCTGGTGGACGACAAGATCCACGCGCGTTCCACCGGCCCCTACAGCCTCGTTACCCAGCAGCCGCTGGGCGGTAAGGCGCAGTTCGGCGGTCAGCGCTTTGGTGAGATGGAAGTCTGGGCTCTTGAAGCTTACGGCGCCGCCTACACCCTGCAGGAGATGCTCACCGTGAAATCGGATGACGTCGCCGGCCGGACCAAGGTCTATGAGTCGATCGTCAAGGGCGAGGACAACTATGAAGCGGGCGTACCGGAATCGTTTAACGTTCTGGTGAAAGAAGTCCGCGGCCTCGGCCTGAACATGGAACTCCTGGATGCGGAAGAAGAGTAA